A window of Nocardiopsis sp. Huas11 genomic DNA:
GGCGCCACTTTCCAATAGTTCGAGTTCCGCGGAGTTTTTCCGGCGGTGTCGTAGCGTGTTTTGGGCGTCGGCTCGGAGCTGACGCTGGTTTTCACTCTCCGTGAAGAAAATTGTGACGCTCGGTGGTGGAAGGATGGATATCGTTTGCGGCTTGCCTGCCGTGGCGAGGCGGCTCGAAGCCGCCCAAAAGAGGGCGAGTGAACTCGTTCTAGTGTGCTGAGCTGCGAAGACGTGTTCGAGTTTCATGTTCTCGAGCTTTGATAAGTGACCTCTGAGTCTGGGTGGGTATGTGGTCAACGTGTGGCTGTCCCTGTCTCCTAGGTGTTGCATGCATACGAAGGTAACTTCATTGAATGCGAGATAGAGCATGACTGTTCCCGCTCGGTTGTCCAAAGATCTGTCTGCTATCAATGGCCATGATATTCGCCTTTCTTCGACCTCCGGAGGGGAGTTGCGGATCTTCATCTGCAATGAACTCCCCGTGGTTCAGAGAGGGCTGAAGACGGCGCTCGAAGCGAGTTCCGAAATAAGTATTGTCGGGGCGTCCGGAAGCGGGGTGGAAACGATGCACACGGTCCGTCGTCTCCGTCCCCACGTGGTCATCCTCGACGCGGCGCTGCCCGGGCGCACGGGCTTGGAACTGCTCCGAAGACTGCGGCGCGAGGCGCTCGAACCTCCACCACGCGTCCTGGTGTACACACTCGACGACGACGATGAGACCGCCTTCCAGGCACTGGAGGCCGGGGCCACCGGCTACCTGCGCAAGGAAGCGAACGAACAGGATCTGGTGAACGCGGTGTACGCCGTCGGCCGCGGCAGCGTGTCCCTGTCCCCGAGCGTGATGGAATGCGTCCTGGACTGGTGCTTCCGGCGGACAAACCTGCCTCCTGGTGACTTTCCTGACGAGGTGCGCGAGCTGACGGCCCGTGAGCGGGAGGTACTGCAACTCGTCTCACGTGGTCTCAGCAGCGAGGAGATCGCTGAGGAGCTGTCCCTCGGGTTGGCGACGGTGCGCACGCACACCTATCGGCTCCGGCAGAAACTCAAACTGCGTGACCGTGCGCAGTTGGTGTCCTTCGCCTTCAGATCGGGGATCGTTCAGCCGTGATGGTGCGTTCACGCGCGCTCCCCTCCGCTGCTCCGGCCACGTCCCGCCAGGAACGACAGGTGGTGTGCGGCCCCTAACC
This region includes:
- a CDS encoding response regulator transcription factor translates to MRIFICNELPVVQRGLKTALEASSEISIVGASGSGVETMHTVRRLRPHVVILDAALPGRTGLELLRRLRREALEPPPRVLVYTLDDDDETAFQALEAGATGYLRKEANEQDLVNAVYAVGRGSVSLSPSVMECVLDWCFRRTNLPPGDFPDEVRELTAREREVLQLVSRGLSSEEIAEELSLGLATVRTHTYRLRQKLKLRDRAQLVSFAFRSGIVQP